The Candidatus Polarisedimenticolia bacterium genomic interval CACGCTCGGATCGATCGCCTTCATGGCCCCTGCCCTGAGCGTCGCTTCCGCGCGCAGGGTCTTTGCTCCCGAGGGACGCCTGCCCGTGCCGTCGGAGCGCTTCACCATCTGGACGCTGTCTTCGGACGACGAGCGGGACGATGAGATCGGAATCTATCCCGGCTCGCTGCTCACTTACGTCGCCGATCACCTGGAGCGGGCTGGAGGACGCGAGCCGATCCTGGGAATCCGGAAAGACTTCGAGCGCGCTTCCGGCTCGCTCGGCGCGCCGCGGCACCGCCCGGCCGATCGCTCCACACGCCACGGGCAGTTCGACGATCCCGGGCACGAGGTCGAGACGATCTTCAGCGAGATTGCCGACGGCACCTTCCAGCGCGCCGCCATCCCGCGTGCGCGGATGGCGCCAGAGAGGCAGCACGGCAAGGCGGGACGGATCGACGGGCGGCTCTAGCCGCATCGGCATGCGCGACGCGCAACCCCACAGTGCGGGCGGAAGGAGGCGACCCAGGAGCGGAGCAGAAGCGGCGGCAATCTCAGGAAAGATGAAATCGGTCCGATCGGCGGTCAACCTGACGCGCGACGGCCTGCTGCTGATCGTCCTGCTGTTGCTGATGGTCTTCCCGACCACCTTCAACAAGATCCTGACCGAAGCGGGATTCAAGAGCGCATCGATCCTGGGCTTCGATTGGGAACAGAAGCTGGAAGCGGCGGCCAAGGAGACGGCGGCGGCGAAGGCGTAAGTGCAGAACCTGAACGCCAAGCTGGAGACGCAGGCCGACGCCGTGGAGCGGGTGGCCCATCAGCTGACCGATCCGGCGGCCCGGGAGCGCGCCGGGCTCGTGGCGCGCGACCTGCGCGCCACGCAGACCAGCGCCCAGAGAATCGGCGCCAGATTGGGGAAAAACGCGGAGGCGCAGAAGAGTCTGCAGCGCGAAATCATCCGCCAGTTCCCCAAGTACTAGCAATCCACATAGGATTAGTGCGGACCCTCAGGGGGACATTCCAGGCCGGCAAGGGTCTTTGCGGCGCTTTGGGATTCGGGTGATAGATCGAGGATCGTCTCGAGGTCCTTTCGGGCCTTGCGCAAATTTCCCAGACGGCATTGGGCCGTGCTACGGGCAGAAAGCGCTGAGAGGTACCCAGGGTACAGGCGAAGGGCGGTGGTGAATTCGCGCACAGCCTCCTTCGCGCGATCGCGCGCCAGAAGGTCCTGGCCAAGATTCAAGTGGGCCGTCGGGGCATCGGGCGCATCACGCACCGCGGCCTGGTAGAGCGCGAAGGACGAGTTGAAATCCCCATTTTTCGAGTAATTCGCGCCGAGCGAGAAGTAGACGTGTCCGAGGACCTCACGATCTGATAACGAGCGGAGGAAGACACCGCGCCGGACTGAATCGCTGGGTATTCGGTATTGCTTGAGGTAGTAGTCGTCTTCGTGGCTCAGGCCACCTTCGAGGAGCTCCAGATTCACCCGCAAATCTCCGTCGCTGTACCGCAAGAAAAGATGATTTGGCGCCGCAACCGCCTGGACCGGAAGGTCAAGGTCGCGTGCCAAGGCAAGATAAACGATGCTCAGGCCCAGGCAGTTGCCTTGCCTCCTGTCCAAAACGGTCCTCGGGAGGATTGACTCCGGAGTGTCTTCACGAAGGGGACGGAAACCGGATGCAGTGAAGAAAAACCGATTGAGCACTTGGATCTTCGTTGGCCTATCAGTCGCTGATTCGATGTCCCTGCGAACAGCTTCGGCCATTCGGTCGATTTCAGCCTCGACCTCCGGCCCCGATAGAGCTTCGAGGCTGCGGCAGTTCGGGATACATGGCGACATTGGGGCAGCGCTGCCAACGCTTGGAGATTGCGCCCGCGCGTCGACCGCGCTCAAGCGACCGATTAAATAGAAGATCAGGGCCAGCCTGCTGTTCAGTCCCGCAGGCCCCTGAAAACGGCTCATGAAGGAGGGAGGGCCTTTCATGGAACGCGCACGAGCTTGGATCCTACTTCCGGCATTCATTTTCATAGCGACGGCACTTGTCTTCGCTGAGGATCATAATGACGACATGGGCGTAGGTGGCTCACCCGGAGTCCCTAGCGCATGGGACCAAGAGAGCACCAATGTGATAAATGGGAACCTTCATCTCTCCATCCCCCTCTACTCGGCCAAGTCCGGAGCCGATTTTGGCTACTCCGTGGTGCTTCACTATAACAGCAAGGTCTGGGATGCCTCCGATTCGAACTTTCCCTCGACCCCGGCGAATCGAAGCCTCATTGCGAAGAGTCCGATCGGGCTGGGATGGACGCTCCACATGGGACGTGTTTACCGTCTCGACTACTCCAATGGAACATCGAGCGAAACTCTTCATTACTTCGAGGCATCGGACGGATCGAGACATCGGTTGTTCCACGGCGCCAAGCTCCAGTCAGGGAATTGCATCGATGACACCTATTGGTACGCGCATGACGGCTCCGGGATCCGGGCGAAGTTCACTCCGAGTGTTTCCGGCTCTTCGGAGTACTGGC includes:
- a CDS encoding transglutaminase family protein; its protein translation is MKGPPSFMSRFQGPAGLNSRLALIFYLIGRLSAVDARAQSPSVGSAAPMSPCIPNCRSLEALSGPEVEAEIDRMAEAVRRDIESATDRPTKIQVLNRFFFTASGFRPLREDTPESILPRTVLDRRQGNCLGLSIVYLALARDLDLPVQAVAAPNHLFLRYSDGDLRVNLELLEGGLSHEDDYYLKQYRIPSDSVRRGVFLRSLSDREVLGHVYFSLGANYSKNGDFNSSFALYQAAVRDAPDAPTAHLNLGQDLLARDRAKEAVREFTTALRLYPGYLSALSARSTAQCRLGNLRKARKDLETILDLSPESQSAAKTLAGLECPPEGPH